GtcgttgatgttgaggtttcaatgtttattgttcaggtccagatttacctaatgtcagtgaacgtgccgtgtttagttagctcacctctgattggctgagagtcagcagtagagagagctgggaacggtggctaattctggagctaagttatggggtttttgtagttattttggcgttgaaggttcaataaacgacCAGAGAACGAGATAAAGGTCTCCCTCATTAATCACAGACGGTCGATATAATATGATAAACGCttaagttgtaaaaacagttcaacatattctgttatcttcttgtaaaatgattcacacatgcatgaaagtcattgatATTCTTGACATTTTCGAAAAACTGATCGATATcttgatgcacgtaacggctttgtttacattttcgagTTCTGACTTATGACAACAATCGATTTACGTCGATCTGTAGgaacgtaagtcgaggacctcctgtacttgTCTAGAATTCTGCTGGTTGCCAGCAAAGAAACCCGTTACAAAAAAACGTCTAGGTCAGGACCCACCCTCAGTAGACGACTGCTTCAGTGTGGTGCTCTGAGACTCAAAACAGACATGTTTGATAAATGTTGGAATGGTGGGATTGAGTTTATCTGCCCATATAGATCAGACTTTAAATGACAGAAGTTGTACTACGACACCCCTGGTTCTCTGCTACACGgttttcttttgcttgtttttttttcttttcctggtgtttatatacagtggtggaaaaaagtttgtggacaccccatacatttgcatgtatattgcattaagaatcactcttaggtcttcaagtgcaatttcttttagtacaatcacagccataatgctaaacaaattgtaaaaaaaaatcattaaaaacttaaaattgattgcttccataaaaatataaaattttgagtattctgtcattttggtagaatttagttttgttagtttttcttgtaaaaataaacaaaaaaaatataatttgcatttgtttgtgtctgtctaatgcagccacaccttttgaaacacaaaaaagatttttcctcaAATATTTCATGAGACCGTGTAAAAGTTTAACCCTCGtatcgtcctgcgggtcaaattgacgcagtctaaagtttgaaaatgtggaaaaaatacatatgttcacagtgaaacttctgatgtccacattttcaacatttttggtaaatctttgaacattttttgttggaaaaaaaaacaaatgttaaaaatgtttcttaagaacattcacaaaaaaaatcaaccataatccagcgaaattcgctggattttggttgattttgtatgtaaatgttcttaaagaaattattagaagttttactgatgtatatttaatcactttagatatttttaggattttttggaagatttttactcaatttttgaaagtatttacaagaattttcttgccaaatttgggggatttaatttaaaaaaaaaaaaaaaaaaaaaaaaaacttttaagggaaacttttaaggaattattggaattttcctcctggaggttttgcaaattttcagaaatttgggggatttttcgctgaatttttggatttttttcagacaggaaactatattttttggtgcccgtaaatgaggacaacaggagggttaagggtgtccgaaaacttttttccaccactgtatgtgttcattttgttttcttatttctacgTGCTCGTTCCGTATGTCTGTTCgtttacaaaactgaaaaacagtttgCAACGTAAGAAATTGTGTATTTGCTGATTTCTTTATGGAACaaaaaagagaattaaaaaataactaaatggatgaatgaatggttGTAAACGAGGCTCCTCCCCTCCGACCCGGTGACCATCACTCTCCCTGAATTAGCCTCAAATCCTCCTTTTAAAGCTGATCCTTGCTGGTATTTGTTTCCCAACTCAGTTTAGCATCAACAgctccttgttttcttcaaatcCCCTGAGAGCTTTTGGAACAATGCTGCTAGTTAGAAACCTTAATCAGCACTGAATGATAATCTATAAGCCGCAGCTCTTTTACAaccacgctgctgctgctgctgctgctgctgctgcactttaaATATGCATTCAAGACTctttcttttccctcctttGTTGGCTCTCTGAGGCCCCTCGGCCTTTTATTAAACCCTCCTCCCACACAGTGAATGACTCCTCTCTGCTGGTTTGCATGTCCTCCCTCCCAGCGTATCGTGTTCAGCATgggttctcttcctggttcctCCCTCTGCCAGATCCTCACCAGATGCAGCTTGTCTCCGTCCAGCCAGTGCGTCCAGCCTCGGCCTTCCTTCTCCCCTCGCTGGACGCAGACCAGTTTGTCTCCTTCCCAGCTcactgtggtctgcagcggGACACAAACTCAGTTAGTTCTACACACTTCAACACAGAGACTCTTTCCCTGCCTCCGGCTTCAAACGCTGCTGATTGTGGTTCGTGTTTCTGTTCGTCATTCATGTCTCCGTCGTCACGCTGGGATTCACTCAGCAGGAAACAGTTACAGCACAAAACCACAGCAGCAGATCACAAACATGAAGCAAGCCTGTAGAACAACTAAAGATAACAAACATTCAGCAAAGCATCAAAGCCCGAGAGCGAGTCTGAACAAGTTACTGTAGGCAGCAGGTCTGTGGATTATTTACAGCATGAATCGATCAGCTGTTTGCTTCTAAAGTgtcagaaataatgaaaaatgtggatcagagtttcctcaaatgtcttgttgaGCCCAAAGATCTTCGCTTttctgtcacagaggaaagaaaaccgaaaatattcacactgaagaagctacaatcacagaatttagactgtcTTAATTAGAAATACTTGATTAAATGCAGAACAGTCGGACACAGTGGACAGCTGATGGACTAACTGTCGCAGCTCTTGTAAATATCGGGAAACTGACCTGGCAGGTGCGTCCGTCCACTGGTCCCAGGTCCTCAGTGAACTCCTGTCCAATGGTGAAGTCCATGTGGAAGTTCTTGAAGGTGGTGAGCGTCCGGATCTTCATGGCGCCGGTGGCCGGATCATGAGTGATGTCTTTGGTGGGTTTCAGCAAACAGACGATCTTCCTCAGAGCAAAGTTAATATCTGACCGAGAGCAGAGAGAACCATGAAACAGGGATGGAAGCTGCACCATTggttagtttttatttctttcattaacaaaagaaaaaacaacaaaatcactcAGTGAGCACAgcactccgccaagactgttcattcccccatgcTTGCGCTCCATAAAATTTTAAGTTAGAGACCACTGCGCTCCTAGGAAAagaagttagtctggagccctgcttATACATTTCTACTCATTTCTATGTTTTTAGGACAGTTTTTTCTACCGATGTTCATTCTTTATTCTTCTGCTGCTTACATTTCTAAGACTTTGAATGGGAGCAGCTGTAAGTTAAACCATTTCCCCTCAAAGATCAAAAAGTTTTCTGACTCTGACTCTCATATTTTGAATCTTTTCCCtaaataaaagtactgcagagTTCTATGAGTCAGGTCTATCAGCAGTGACTTTTACCTGTTGGATCGATTGTTTTCCAGCGACTCAGAGTTTCTCGTTCTTCTAAAAGCATTTAAGGATCTCAGATCCAACACAAGTTTTGCAACAAACTTTTGTTCAGACTCAGAAATAAACTCTTGACACTTGGCCTTTTTTGGAATGCACTCTGAAGTTTTAAATGGCTTTTtagacaacaacaataacaacaaggaaagcactcagagagtccTTGCacgatttccaatggatgaaatctttagaAAGTTCgtggtcctcagtggtggatttgtagtaggatcacaatcatgtgatcgtcagcaggcagctgatgtagtgttcacttgttgtcatggttacagtgatgtcgtgctgctatctggcaatgatacagaaatctttaacaaatccgtggatccagactataagctgcatcactgccaaaatctaatcacttggtccttgaatcatttctgatgttctctgaaaatttcatccacatcCGTTACGtcgtttctgagtaatgttgctaacagacagacagacagacggacaaaccaatgcAGATCACTATATAACTCcagagtaaaaacacaaaaacaatccaatgcaacacaaaaacaaaagtttccaaacttctgaatgaaaggcagcagaaagaagaataagCTTATGTTTTATATATTCCTCGTCTAGATTGTTCCATAAATTGATTCATTTTACAGAAATGCAACAGTCCTTTAATTTGGTcctaaatcttatttttttgaagatctctGTTCCTTTTAAGCTCTActtactttctctttttgcaaaTCTGTTCTGGATATTGACTGGTGAGAGTTTCTTTATGAGCTTTACACATAATTAAAGCATGTTTATTCTGTTAAAGCAGGTTCAGACTTTTAAAGCATCCTCGGTGTTAAAACGGGTTTTCTCTGGTTAAACAGCCTCGGAATCTGCGGGGTCACCAGGAGGACAGCTGGATTTCTTTACTGCGCAGCTGCAGAAGGACACTTCAGTCATTGAACATCCCAGCTTGAAGcctgaacacacaacagagGTGTCTGGAACTGCGCATgagcagcagagaaaagcatgttttttggtgtaaatgaataaaagcaGTTTCGGTACCTAAAGCCTCCAGATACGCGTCCATGTTCTCCTGCTCCACCATATGGAAGGTTCCGCTGTAGTTGGGTTTGGACATGTTCTCTTTGTTccgtttttttccctcttttttctcAGCAGCTTCACTTTCACCTAAACAACTTTCCAAACAGAACCAGGGTTGGACGGACTGACAGCAGCCTGTTGCACGCAGCTGGAGGTTCGGTTCCGGCGTCTGCTCCGTTCTGCTCAGACTCTGGGGTTCTGTGATTCATGCAGGGCGGAGGGAGCGCTTCATTCAACTGCTGCCGGCGGGGCGGTGCTTCTGAGCGCTGGGCGGGGACACGGAGGACCGAACTCACGGGGATTTACCGGATCACACCGGGGCTCATCCGGATTGTTGGGATctgagaagcagctgcaggattCAGTGTGAATCAGATGGAACGGTCCGGTTCTGTATGTTATTTTACCTGTTCTGGGTTCTACAACAGAACCGTCCAGGTGTTCTACAGTAGAACTGTCTTGGTGTTCTATATCAGAACCATCCAGGTGTTCTAGATTAGAACCCTCCAGGTGTTCTACAGTAGAACCGTCCAGGTGTTCTACAGTAGAACTGTCTTGGTGTTCTATATCAGAACCATCCAGGTGTTCTACAGTAGAACCTTCCAGGTGTTCTATATCAGAACCATCCAGGTGTTCTGTAGGAGAACCGTCCAGGTGTTCTGCAGTAGAACCGTCCAGGTGTTCTGTAGGAGAACCATCCAGGTGTTCTATAGGAGAACCTTCCAGGTGTTCTATATCAGAACCATCCAGGTGTTCTGCAGTAGAACCACCCAGGTGTTCTGTAGGAGAACCATCCAGGTGTTCTGCAGTAGAACCATCCAGGTGTTCTGCAGTAGAACCATCCAGGTGTTCTATAGGAGAACCGTCCAGGTGTTCTACCTGCTGAAACAGATTTAAGGTCCAGTTCTACTCGTAGATTCTGTTCCAGTTTCAACAGTGACACCAAAATGTTACTGAAGCATCAGAATGACTGATTTCATTCCtgaggttttattttaaaggttCCGTCTCCCAGAAgaacaaatcattttttttatttagatctAAAATCTATCAGTGAATCCTGTCAGCTGCTAACCAGGATGTCAGAAACAAGAACGTCTCCTGTAATAATCCTGAATGTCAGATCTGATCAAACCTGCacacttttagttttttattttttatcaggAGAAACGTTTTAGTTGGACAAAGACTCTTCTGCTGCCGGTTCTTCATATTTGCATGTTCTGTTAGTTTGATCAGATAAATCAGCTGCAGACggaaataaaatgatgaaacagAGACACATTCAGAGGAGAAACATTCTCACAAGTTCTTTACGGTGTTGGTTTGTAGATTTAGATTTTGttctctgattttattttttatatattatcaACAATATAACAAATAAGGGAAATATGTAAAATACCAGTtcattgcaaaaaaagaaaggtgAGACATGAAACGACAAATACgcgacagaaaacgacaaaaacgagacagaaaacgaaaaaacgagacagaaaacgaaaAAACgatgcagaaaatgacaaaaatgagacagaaaacgacaaaaatgagacaaaacgacaaaaacgagacagaaacgacaaaaacgaaacagaaaacgacaaaaacgagagaaaacgaaaaaacgagacagaaaacgacaaaaaggagacagaaaatgacaaaaatgagacagaaaacgacaaaaatgagacaaaacgacaaaaacgagacagaaacgacaaaaatgaaacagaaaacgacaaaaacgagagacaacgaaaaaacgagacagaaaacgacaaaaaggagacagaaaatgacaaaaatgagacaaaacgacaaaaacgagacaaaatgacaaaaatgagacaaaacgacaaaaatgagacacaaaatgacaaaaatgagacacaaaacgacaaaaacgacaaaaaaccgAGACACAAGATTTAACATTCATTCTAATCAGAGACATAAAGACC
This genomic stretch from Amphiprion ocellaris isolate individual 3 ecotype Okinawa chromosome 9, ASM2253959v1, whole genome shotgun sequence harbors:
- the rbp5 gene encoding retinol-binding protein 5 — encoded protein: MSKPNYSGTFHMVEQENMDAYLEALDINFALRKIVCLLKPTKDITHDPATGAMKIRTLTTFKNFHMDFTIGQEFTEDLGPVDGRTCQTTVSWEGDKLVCVQRGEKEGRGWTHWLDGDKLHLEMRVQGIVAKQVFKKAD